A genomic stretch from Porphyromonadaceae bacterium W3.11 includes:
- the ispF gene encoding 2-C-methyl-D-erythritol 2,4-cyclodiphosphate synthase: MPVRVGSGYDVHRFEEGRELWLGGILIPFEKGLKGHSDADVLLHAIADAMLGALALRDIGYHFPDTSEDFLGIDSKVLLGKVNELIGKSGYRIGNIDATIVAERPKINPHIPKMQQTIAEVLAIEPDQVSIKATTNERMGAIGREEGIMALATVLLYA, from the coding sequence ATACCAGTTAGAGTAGGATCGGGATATGATGTCCATCGTTTTGAGGAGGGTCGTGAGCTTTGGTTGGGTGGGATCCTTATCCCTTTTGAAAAGGGACTAAAGGGACACTCTGATGCTGATGTCCTTCTTCATGCCATAGCAGACGCTATGCTGGGAGCTCTCGCTCTTCGTGATATCGGCTATCACTTCCCAGATACTAGTGAAGACTTTCTGGGTATTGACTCTAAGGTGCTTCTAGGTAAAGTTAACGAGTTGATTGGAAAATCTGGCTATCGGATTGGCAACATAGATGCTACTATCGTAGCTGAACGGCCTAAAATCAATCCTCATATCCCTAAGATGCAACAAACTATTGCTGAGGTGTTGGCTATTGAGCCAGATCAAGTATCCATAAAAGCGACTACCAATGAGAGGATGGGGGCTATCGGAAGGGAAGAAGGAATCATGGCACTTGCGACGGTACTGCTGTATGCCTAA
- the porV gene encoding type IX secretion system outer membrane channel protein PorV, with protein MKKFRLLSFVLMVVVMIIPLYAQSNDNSSAKGPEFFNPIITGGNLFTITPDARSAGMGEIGLTTSADAYSQFHNISKLPFIDKTWGVSISYTPWMSEITKDINLSYLTGYYTWGADNGLKHAVSASFRYFNIGEGVAFFNHLYEPIAIKPYELSFDLGYALRFYEHWSVGLGMKYLRSDYNFSSQGLKGVVNAILFDLSSTYQTKFAWGTDRIATLRAALALNNLGGKMSYDGGKSYLYSPAIFRLGVGVSSEVEPLHKVGVHFEMSKMMAPTYPMRGEDDYEEHLKKYKEQSALSGIFNSWSDAPGGFSEELKEMIFSIGAEYIYDDRFFARAGYRHQDKSKGTGAGFTLGAGLEYKMLTFDFSYFLASQAKSPLNNTLRFTLGIDF; from the coding sequence ATGAAGAAGTTTAGACTATTATCATTTGTCTTGATGGTCGTTGTGATGATTATCCCACTTTATGCACAGTCAAATGATAATTCGTCCGCCAAAGGGCCTGAGTTTTTTAATCCTATAATTACGGGAGGGAACCTTTTTACCATCACGCCAGATGCTAGGTCGGCGGGGATGGGTGAGATTGGCTTGACTACTAGTGCTGATGCGTATTCGCAGTTTCATAATATCTCCAAGCTTCCTTTTATAGATAAGACATGGGGTGTCTCTATTAGTTATACCCCATGGATGAGTGAGATTACTAAGGATATTAATCTCTCATACCTTACGGGATATTATACATGGGGGGCAGATAATGGGCTTAAGCATGCAGTGTCAGCGTCTTTTAGGTATTTTAATATTGGAGAAGGTGTCGCTTTTTTCAACCATCTTTACGAACCGATTGCTATAAAGCCTTATGAGCTGTCTTTTGATTTAGGATATGCATTGCGATTTTATGAGCATTGGAGCGTAGGGCTAGGGATGAAGTATCTTCGTTCGGATTATAACTTTTCATCTCAAGGATTAAAGGGGGTGGTCAATGCTATTTTGTTTGATCTCTCATCCACTTATCAGACTAAGTTTGCTTGGGGGACAGATCGGATCGCTACCCTAAGGGCGGCTTTAGCACTTAATAACTTGGGAGGTAAGATGAGTTACGACGGGGGTAAGAGTTATTTGTACTCACCAGCTATCTTCAGATTAGGAGTCGGGGTGAGTAGCGAAGTGGAGCCTCTGCATAAGGTAGGTGTGCACTTCGAAATGAGTAAAATGATGGCTCCGACCTATCCCATGCGAGGAGAGGATGATTATGAGGAACACCTTAAGAAGTATAAGGAACAGAGTGCTTTATCAGGTATCTTCAACTCTTGGAGCGATGCACCTGGTGGTTTCTCAGAGGAGCTAAAGGAGATGATATTTTCGATAGGAGCTGAGTATATCTATGATGATAGGTTCTTTGCTCGTGCAGGTTATAGACATCAGGATAAAAGTAAGGGTACTGGGGCTGGATTTACTCTTGGAGCAGGATTGGAGTATAAGATGCTAACGTTTGATTTTTCATATTTTCTAGCTTCTCAGGCTAAGTCTCCACTGAATAATACGTTACGCTTCACATTAGGTATAGACTTCTAA
- a CDS encoding redox-sensing transcriptional repressor Rex → MNKKKQQNNIVSEPALRRLPWYLAYVKLLNSQGEQVVSSTQIARSTGVEPALVAKDLSYVSLVGKTRVGYDVKNMIAVLEDFLGFNRQHKAFILGVGNLGAALLQDKGLSLYGMDIIGGYDISPDICGTEVGGVTIKHMDQIAEDVAAMNVKIGIITVPVDKAQEVTDKIVSAGIENIWNFTPFRIIVPDDVVVQNTSIYSHLAVMFHRIREAKE, encoded by the coding sequence ATGAATAAGAAAAAACAACAAAATAATATTGTATCGGAACCAGCTTTACGTCGCTTGCCGTGGTATCTCGCTTATGTCAAGTTGTTAAACTCGCAGGGCGAGCAAGTAGTATCTTCGACACAGATTGCTAGAAGTACAGGTGTAGAGCCGGCTTTGGTAGCAAAGGACTTGTCTTATGTCTCTTTAGTTGGCAAGACTAGAGTGGGCTATGACGTGAAAAACATGATTGCGGTGCTGGAGGATTTCTTGGGCTTTAATAGACAGCATAAGGCTTTTATCTTAGGAGTCGGTAACCTAGGTGCAGCTCTATTACAGGATAAGGGACTTTCTCTGTACGGGATGGATATTATAGGTGGCTATGATATCTCTCCTGATATATGTGGAACAGAAGTCGGAGGCGTCACCATTAAGCACATGGATCAGATCGCAGAAGATGTGGCAGCAATGAATGTGAAGATAGGTATCATTACTGTCCCTGTGGATAAGGCACAAGAGGTGACTGATAAAATAGTATCCGCTGGGATTGAGAATATCTGGAACTTTACTCCATTTAGGATTATTGTGCCTGATGACGTGGTAGTTCAGAATACTTCTATCTACTCACACTTGGCTGTGATGTTTCATAGGATCAGGGAAGCTAAGGAATAG
- a CDS encoding ATP-dependent 6-phosphofructokinase, with product MKKKRIGILSSGGDAPGINATIRAVAKTAIVSNNMEVLGFKGGFTGITRQDYINLTMENLSSLLSMGGTVLGSSRDKAFRKALLKDESEVKKLQEAWDELGLYALVCIGGNGTQKTTAVLADLGFNVIGIPKTIDNDVFGTDITFGFDTAVSIATELIDRVHSTAQSHNRVIVVEVMGHEAGWIALHAGMASGADVILIPEFGCNLDIVIDSIKKRYKEDKNYAIIVVAEGIIFDELKDQPEESRESASRYLARKLREDAGIDSRETILGYVQRGGAPTSADRNLCTLMGGHASQLIADGIFGVMIAERAGKITHVPLNNVRDRLKLVDANNSLVLEGRRMDVCFGIDFANLRHTLD from the coding sequence ATGAAGAAGAAAAGAATAGGGATCTTATCATCTGGAGGAGATGCCCCTGGAATTAATGCTACCATCAGAGCTGTCGCCAAAACAGCTATCGTCTCCAATAACATGGAGGTCTTGGGCTTCAAAGGCGGATTCACAGGAATCACCAGACAAGATTACATCAATCTAACCATGGAGAACCTCTCCAGCCTACTAAGTATGGGAGGAACAGTATTGGGATCAAGCCGAGACAAAGCATTCAGAAAAGCTCTACTGAAAGATGAGTCGGAGGTAAAGAAACTTCAAGAAGCTTGGGATGAGCTGGGCCTCTACGCCCTCGTCTGTATCGGAGGTAATGGTACCCAAAAGACCACCGCTGTACTTGCTGATCTAGGGTTTAACGTTATCGGCATTCCTAAGACAATTGATAATGATGTATTCGGAACAGATATCACATTCGGCTTTGATACCGCTGTATCTATCGCTACAGAGTTAATAGACCGTGTGCATAGCACGGCACAAAGTCATAACAGAGTGATAGTGGTAGAGGTCATGGGACACGAAGCGGGATGGATTGCACTCCATGCGGGGATGGCAAGCGGTGCTGACGTCATCCTAATACCAGAGTTTGGTTGCAACCTAGACATTGTGATTGACTCTATCAAAAAAAGATATAAAGAGGACAAGAACTATGCAATCATTGTGGTTGCTGAAGGGATTATATTTGATGAGCTGAAGGATCAACCTGAGGAAAGTAGGGAGTCTGCCTCACGATACCTCGCTCGTAAACTTCGTGAAGATGCTGGAATTGATAGTCGTGAGACGATACTAGGGTATGTGCAGAGAGGCGGAGCCCCTACCTCAGCTGACCGCAACTTATGCACACTCATGGGTGGGCATGCTTCACAATTGATTGCTGATGGGATTTTCGGAGTCATGATCGCCGAACGAGCCGGAAAGATCACTCACGTTCCACTTAATAATGTCAGAGATCGTCTCAAGCTGGTAGATGCTAATAACAGCTTGGTTCTCGAAGGACGTCGCATGGATGTCTGCTTCGGAATTGACTTTGCTAATCTGCGTCACACGTTGGATTAA
- a CDS encoding 4-alpha-glucanotransferase gives MSEKLRAGGPRKLRITFHIHYNTNHSEERVRWYDQEGNDLEMSPSSHPGLWQLQIDWPIDETAELRYNYRLVSGSRLLRAEPLIQHTLRLHLPTQTLQGEVAIYDRWIEPSPWHKYTDAPLANLLNLPDISRYRIPTYSTTSGDAFAFDIMPPLTEELLMVGAIPSCGSWDTDRAIPLSLTRNGYVLQFPERKKTEYKLILRRLDGTVIWEEGKNRLYEPDDDGVFTLRYERPPFFEKVKPRERRQITGTAVPIFSLRSERSYGVGDFSDVSSLLDWMQINGQNILQLLPFYDTTFTRSDLDSYPYSAISTYGIHPLYMDVRQLPYYHASPLRPEWETRAAELNKLTKLDYSEALRLKEEVMDYCFELWYRDSYKEDKAFSDFVESEKEQLLSYALFCTIRDRLPLTPVDQYPPYSMAREEWIEKRSCLGTPAEQEVIKHAFRQYHLYKQLEKTSLKAAFRNILLKGDLPIGVKRNSEDVWVAPHLFNLDKEAGAPPDIFSERGQDWLFPTYNWEAMHEEDYEWWRGRLSKMNKYLDAIRIDHILGFFRIWSIPAYTADPSLGYYVPAQGFSEQEVLELKPFFNKDANGLYHPLLAPEHRTGWERLNEQQQIRYHSLKENYYHFRNEALWRETAIERLSHIMSASDMLICAEDLGVLTESITEVLSSFEILSLEVLRMPKQLGQKFIHPDAIPELSVLTTSTHDMDSLRAWWHELTPADRCELARLYDFTSDITPAGLIKALRRTRALLLILPLQDWFTLTDYGSKISAKDERINKPDDPNHVWCYRMYGTISQLPLLPL, from the coding sequence ATGTCGGAGAAGTTGAGAGCTGGAGGTCCACGCAAACTACGGATCACCTTTCATATACATTATAATACTAACCATAGTGAAGAGCGAGTGCGGTGGTATGACCAAGAGGGAAATGACCTCGAGATGTCCCCTTCCTCCCACCCTGGACTGTGGCAATTACAGATAGATTGGCCTATAGATGAAACGGCAGAGCTGAGATACAATTATAGGCTCGTTAGTGGCAGTCGCTTGCTACGGGCCGAACCTCTTATCCAGCATACATTGCGGCTACACCTCCCTACCCAAACACTACAGGGTGAGGTGGCCATATACGATCGGTGGATAGAGCCTAGCCCTTGGCACAAATACACGGATGCTCCGCTGGCCAATCTCCTCAATCTTCCTGACATCTCACGATATCGAATACCTACCTATAGTACCACATCGGGGGATGCATTTGCGTTCGATATCATGCCTCCACTTACTGAAGAGCTTTTGATGGTGGGAGCCATTCCCTCCTGTGGGAGCTGGGATACGGATAGAGCAATCCCTTTGTCACTGACCCGCAACGGCTATGTTCTCCAATTTCCAGAAAGAAAAAAGACTGAGTATAAACTCATCCTTAGGCGACTAGATGGCACTGTGATATGGGAAGAGGGTAAAAATAGGCTTTACGAGCCTGATGATGACGGAGTCTTTACTCTTCGGTACGAGCGACCACCTTTTTTCGAAAAGGTTAAGCCAAGGGAAAGAAGGCAAATAACGGGCACGGCGGTACCTATCTTCTCTCTTCGTAGTGAGCGGTCATACGGTGTGGGAGACTTCTCGGATGTCTCATCACTTTTGGACTGGATGCAAATAAATGGGCAGAATATCTTACAACTTCTACCCTTCTACGACACCACCTTCACCCGAAGTGACCTAGACTCATATCCCTATAGTGCTATTAGTACGTACGGGATTCATCCTTTGTATATGGATGTTCGGCAACTGCCCTATTATCACGCCTCTCCACTCCGTCCAGAGTGGGAAACGAGAGCGGCAGAACTCAATAAATTGACCAAGCTCGATTACTCAGAAGCTCTCCGACTCAAAGAGGAGGTGATGGACTACTGCTTTGAACTCTGGTACCGAGATTCGTACAAAGAGGACAAAGCATTTTCGGACTTTGTCGAGAGTGAGAAAGAGCAGCTCCTCTCCTACGCACTTTTCTGCACCATCCGCGATAGGCTCCCCCTAACACCTGTAGATCAATATCCTCCATATTCAATGGCGAGAGAAGAGTGGATAGAAAAAAGGAGCTGCCTAGGCACTCCAGCTGAGCAGGAAGTCATCAAACATGCATTCAGACAATACCACTTATACAAACAATTAGAGAAAACAAGCCTTAAAGCTGCTTTCAGGAACATCCTTTTGAAGGGAGACCTCCCTATTGGCGTCAAACGTAATAGTGAAGACGTATGGGTCGCACCTCATCTCTTTAATTTGGACAAGGAAGCGGGAGCTCCACCCGATATATTCTCAGAACGCGGACAGGACTGGCTGTTCCCGACCTATAATTGGGAGGCTATGCATGAGGAGGATTACGAATGGTGGAGAGGACGGCTCTCCAAAATGAATAAATATCTAGATGCTATCCGTATTGATCACATCTTAGGCTTTTTCCGAATATGGAGCATCCCGGCCTATACCGCAGACCCTTCTCTAGGATATTATGTTCCAGCACAGGGTTTTTCGGAACAGGAGGTACTTGAGCTTAAGCCTTTTTTCAATAAGGATGCCAATGGATTATACCACCCACTACTTGCACCAGAGCATAGAACGGGGTGGGAAAGACTTAATGAACAGCAGCAAATCCGCTATCACTCCCTTAAGGAGAACTACTATCATTTCCGAAATGAAGCACTATGGCGTGAGACAGCTATTGAGCGTCTTAGTCACATCATGAGTGCGAGTGATATGCTGATATGTGCCGAGGACCTCGGCGTACTGACGGAGAGTATCACTGAGGTATTATCATCATTCGAGATACTCTCACTTGAAGTACTTAGAATGCCGAAGCAATTGGGCCAAAAATTCATACATCCTGACGCCATCCCCGAGCTGAGCGTACTCACCACCTCCACGCACGATATGGATTCACTTAGAGCATGGTGGCACGAACTTACACCAGCGGATCGTTGTGAACTAGCAAGGCTCTATGACTTTACTAGCGATATAACACCTGCTGGACTCATCAAAGCACTACGTCGCACGAGAGCTCTTTTACTAATACTCCCACTACAGGACTGGTTTACTCTCACAGACTACGGCAGTAAAATATCGGCAAAAGATGAGCGCATCAATAAACCCGATGACCCTAATCACGTGTGGTGCTACAGAATGTATGGCACCATATCTCAGCTCCCTCTCCTACCCCTCTAA
- the nrdG gene encoding anaerobic ribonucleoside-triphosphate reductase activating protein: protein MINLLKVIPETILDGEGIRCSIYLAGCSHHCKGCHNEPSQDPNLGEELTKGMIDALISDINDNIILDGITFSGGDPFYNPEEFLPILKRFREETKLNIWCYTGYKYEEILEDSLRRPLLEFIDVLVDGRFIKALYDPTLSFRGSSNQRIIRLEH from the coding sequence ATGATCAACCTCCTGAAAGTAATACCCGAGACAATCTTAGATGGAGAGGGCATACGCTGTTCTATCTATCTTGCTGGATGCTCTCACCATTGTAAAGGGTGTCATAACGAACCCTCCCAAGATCCAAATCTTGGTGAAGAGCTAACTAAAGGTATGATAGATGCGTTAATCTCTGATATCAATGATAATATCATACTCGATGGTATTACTTTCAGTGGAGGGGATCCCTTTTATAATCCCGAGGAGTTCTTGCCTATACTGAAGAGGTTTAGAGAAGAGACAAAGCTGAATATATGGTGTTATACAGGGTATAAATACGAGGAGATCCTTGAGGACTCTCTGAGACGTCCTTTGCTGGAGTTTATCGATGTGCTGGTTGATGGTCGGTTTATAAAGGCCCTTTATGATCCTACTCTCTCTTTTCGAGGTAGTAGTAATCAGAGAATTATACGGCTCGAGCACTAA
- a CDS encoding putative transporter: MNVIMELLTGSSIAQSLFVLALVITIGILLSKIKIAGFSFGVTWVLFAGILVGHLGLRIDPLILSFVKEAGMILFIFGIGMIVGPGFFSTFKQGGVQLNLLSVLSIALALIITYIIFTLTGVPIETLMGILSGAVTNTPSLGAAQEAAKGLHGVVSPDIGIGYALAYPVAIIGLIITMLCLKFVLRIKVDEETRVIEERERSRRVDALVFSIEVTNPAIFGEDISHLKMLLDKHEVVISRILHADTGKIEMASSKSIIKEGDKLLVISEQDEVEMICAFIGKRIEMTDATWFKLDNKLISKRCLVTQPDINGKSIEELKFRRLYNVNISRVQRAGVHLIAKPDLLLQMGDTVIVVGQEEDVKEVEKILGNSVKSLRKPNLFIIFFAILLGILVGSLEFFLGGMPMPVKLGLSGGTLIVSILVSNFGNRFRLNTHNTQSVNLMLREIGITLFLACVGLSVGGSFVEKLLNGGLTWMMYAAIMMMVPLWITCIIGRLWMKLDYFTLLGYIAGNMTFAPALSLTPEASQNNIPAVRYATVYPVTLFLRVMAAQWMIILLG; encoded by the coding sequence ATGAATGTTATAATGGAGTTATTGACGGGTTCCAGTATAGCACAGTCGTTATTTGTGCTTGCTCTCGTCATTACCATAGGGATTTTGCTGAGCAAAATCAAGATAGCTGGTTTTTCGTTTGGGGTTACTTGGGTCTTATTTGCTGGGATTTTAGTAGGTCACTTGGGGCTTAGGATAGACCCCCTAATTCTTTCTTTTGTCAAGGAAGCGGGTATGATCCTATTCATTTTTGGGATAGGTATGATTGTGGGTCCGGGATTTTTCTCTACCTTCAAGCAAGGAGGTGTTCAGTTGAACCTACTTTCCGTGTTATCTATAGCCTTAGCACTAATTATTACATATATAATATTTACTCTTACAGGAGTGCCTATTGAGACTTTGATGGGTATCCTTTCCGGAGCCGTCACTAATACACCATCATTAGGAGCAGCACAGGAAGCCGCGAAGGGACTTCACGGTGTGGTTTCTCCTGATATCGGAATTGGTTATGCACTTGCCTATCCTGTGGCTATAATAGGTTTGATTATTACAATGCTTTGTCTCAAGTTTGTTTTACGTATCAAAGTTGATGAAGAGACACGTGTCATTGAAGAAAGAGAACGCTCTAGGAGGGTTGATGCATTGGTCTTCTCTATAGAGGTAACCAATCCAGCTATCTTTGGTGAAGATATTTCTCACCTCAAGATGCTCCTAGATAAGCATGAAGTAGTTATCTCTAGAATACTACATGCTGATACTGGTAAAATAGAGATGGCAAGTTCTAAATCAATTATCAAGGAGGGTGATAAGTTGCTTGTGATTTCAGAGCAAGATGAGGTAGAGATGATATGTGCGTTTATTGGTAAGAGAATTGAGATGACTGATGCCACGTGGTTCAAGCTGGATAATAAGCTCATCTCGAAACGCTGCTTAGTGACACAGCCAGATATAAATGGTAAAAGCATAGAGGAACTGAAATTTAGAAGATTGTATAATGTCAATATTTCTCGGGTCCAAAGAGCTGGAGTCCACTTGATCGCTAAGCCAGATCTGCTCTTGCAGATGGGCGATACGGTCATCGTAGTCGGTCAGGAAGAAGATGTCAAAGAGGTCGAAAAGATATTGGGAAACTCAGTTAAAAGCCTTAGGAAACCAAATCTATTCATTATCTTCTTTGCAATCCTTCTTGGGATCCTAGTGGGAAGCCTAGAGTTCTTTTTAGGAGGGATGCCGATGCCTGTAAAGTTAGGACTCTCTGGAGGGACCTTGATCGTCAGTATCTTAGTGAGTAACTTTGGTAATCGATTTAGATTAAATACTCATAATACACAGAGTGTCAATCTGATGCTTAGGGAGATTGGTATTACTCTCTTTCTCGCTTGTGTTGGATTAAGTGTTGGGGGAAGCTTCGTAGAGAAGTTGCTGAATGGAGGACTGACCTGGATGATGTACGCCGCTATTATGATGATGGTACCACTATGGATTACATGTATTATAGGTCGTCTTTGGATGAAGCTGGATTACTTTACGTTGCTAGGGTACATCGCGGGGAATATGACTTTTGCTCCTGCTCTATCTCTTACACCTGAGGCTTCACAGAATAATATCCCAGCGGTTAGATATGCTACTGTATATCCCGTGACTTTATTCTTACGTGTCATGGCGGCACAGTGGATGATCATACTGCTTGGATAA
- a CDS encoding anaerobic ribonucleoside triphosphate reductase, translating into MNNPVMYIIKRDGVQEAFTPSKIENALLKAYVASGLGNNYEEVQSVTHNVLSRIMQPVISVEEVQDIVESELMKARPEVAKRYIIYREWRNTQRHKRTDLKKSLDGIVAIDQNDINLSNANMSSHTPAGQMMTFASEVSKDYTYRYLLSPEFAEAHRRGDIHIHDLDYYPTKTTTCVQYDLEDLYERGFHTKNGSIRTPQSIQSYATLATIIFQTNQNEQHGGQAIPAFDFFMAPGVYKSFVKHLSDLIIFQAKCKDKELELDSAPLRHKIEAFFSSITPSSQDVTNLSQYLSILTDGCITRADLVMVVNHALNRTRRDTHQAMEGFIHNLNTMHSRGGNQVVFSSINYGTDTSPEGQMVIEELMNATIEGLGDNGEIPVFPIQIFKIKDGVSFSNTDYERAMKDFNRAERGEIPFEAPNFHLFLMACRTTARALFPNFLFLDSPFNQNEKWRIDDPNRYRYELATMGCRTRVFENINGERSSFGRGNLSFTTINLPRLAIDARRAAEKECRDGSDEGRVRSVAINNLLESLRDMARLVGEQLHERYLYQTTALARQFPFMMGNNVWKGGNKLRPNDKVGDVLNSGTLGIGFIGGHNAMCAIYGEGHGSNKDAWETLKLCIELLNEVASEFKEKYHLNYSVLATPAEGLSGRFTRLDRKRYGVIPKVNDRDYYINSFHIDVKEDMRIVDKIKLEAPFHALTLGGHITYIELDGEAKKNVSAIAKIVKLMKDNNIGYGSINHPVDTCRECHYKGVIYAKCPICNSEDIQRMRRITGYLTGDLSSWNSAKRAEEHDRVKHH; encoded by the coding sequence ATGAACAATCCAGTTATGTACATCATCAAAAGAGATGGTGTTCAAGAAGCGTTTACACCTTCTAAAATCGAAAATGCCCTCTTAAAGGCCTATGTCGCATCTGGCTTAGGAAATAACTATGAGGAGGTGCAGAGTGTCACTCATAATGTATTAAGTCGCATCATGCAGCCTGTTATTTCTGTAGAGGAAGTACAGGATATTGTAGAGAGTGAGCTGATGAAAGCTCGCCCCGAGGTGGCTAAGCGTTATATCATCTATAGAGAGTGGCGAAATACACAGAGGCACAAGCGTACCGATCTCAAAAAATCTCTAGATGGCATCGTCGCCATCGATCAAAATGATATCAATCTTAGCAATGCTAATATGAGTAGTCATACTCCAGCAGGACAGATGATGACTTTTGCCTCTGAGGTCTCAAAAGATTATACCTATCGTTACCTCCTCTCTCCAGAATTTGCCGAGGCTCACAGACGAGGTGATATCCATATACATGATTTAGATTATTATCCTACCAAGACTACTACCTGTGTACAATATGACTTGGAGGACTTATATGAGCGTGGCTTTCATACTAAGAATGGTAGCATCCGTACTCCTCAAAGCATTCAGAGTTATGCAACATTGGCGACGATTATATTCCAAACCAATCAGAATGAGCAGCATGGGGGGCAAGCGATTCCAGCCTTCGACTTCTTCATGGCTCCTGGTGTGTATAAGTCTTTTGTAAAGCATCTTTCAGATCTGATTATCTTTCAGGCTAAGTGTAAGGATAAGGAACTTGAGCTTGATAGTGCTCCTCTTCGCCATAAGATAGAAGCTTTCTTTAGTTCAATTACCCCATCATCCCAAGATGTTACAAACTTGAGCCAATACTTATCTATCCTTACAGATGGATGTATTACGCGGGCCGACCTGGTCATGGTGGTGAATCATGCACTCAATCGTACTAGGAGAGATACTCACCAAGCGATGGAAGGCTTTATTCATAACCTCAATACCATGCACTCTAGAGGTGGTAATCAAGTGGTCTTTAGCTCAATCAATTACGGAACAGACACCTCTCCAGAGGGGCAGATGGTAATAGAGGAGTTGATGAACGCCACAATTGAAGGCCTAGGAGATAATGGTGAGATACCAGTATTCCCAATACAGATCTTTAAGATTAAGGATGGTGTCTCGTTCTCCAATACCGACTATGAGCGAGCTATGAAAGATTTTAATAGGGCTGAGCGAGGAGAGATCCCTTTCGAAGCACCTAACTTCCATCTTTTCCTCATGGCTTGTAGGACTACTGCACGAGCTCTTTTCCCTAATTTCTTATTCCTTGATTCTCCATTTAACCAAAATGAGAAGTGGCGTATTGATGATCCTAACCGTTATCGGTACGAGCTAGCAACCATGGGCTGCCGTACTCGTGTGTTTGAAAATATTAACGGTGAAAGGAGCTCCTTTGGTCGGGGTAATCTCTCATTCACGACCATTAATTTGCCTCGTTTAGCAATAGACGCACGGCGTGCGGCCGAAAAAGAGTGCCGAGATGGTTCAGATGAAGGGAGAGTTCGAAGTGTAGCTATCAATAATCTGCTGGAGTCTTTGCGAGATATGGCTCGCTTAGTAGGAGAGCAACTCCATGAGCGTTATCTATATCAGACTACAGCTCTAGCTCGCCAATTTCCCTTCATGATGGGAAATAATGTGTGGAAGGGTGGTAATAAACTCCGACCTAATGATAAGGTGGGAGATGTCCTGAATTCTGGTACCCTTGGGATTGGATTCATCGGTGGACATAATGCGATGTGTGCTATCTATGGGGAAGGACACGGGAGTAATAAAGATGCGTGGGAGACCTTGAAGCTTTGTATCGAGCTCCTTAATGAGGTTGCGTCAGAGTTTAAGGAGAAGTATCATCTCAATTATTCTGTACTGGCAACCCCTGCCGAAGGTCTTTCTGGTAGATTTACTCGACTGGATAGGAAGCGTTATGGCGTAATTCCTAAGGTTAATGATAGGGATTATTATATCAATTCCTTTCATATTGACGTGAAGGAGGATATGAGGATTGTTGATAAGATAAAATTGGAAGCTCCATTTCATGCCTTGACACTTGGAGGACATATCACATACATTGAGTTGGATGGTGAAGCTAAGAAGAACGTGAGTGCAATTGCCAAGATCGTTAAGCTAATGAAGGATAATAATATTGGCTATGGCTCCATTAATCACCCTGTAGATACCTGTAGAGAGTGCCACTATAAGGGTGTCATATATGCCAAGTGTCCGATATGTAATAGTGAAGACATTCAGCGAATGCGACGCATTACTGGGTATCTTACTGGTGATCTATCCTCGTGGAACTCAGCCAAACGTGCTGAGGAGCATGATAGAGTAAAGCATCATTAA